The following proteins come from a genomic window of Maribacter sp. HTCC2170:
- a CDS encoding family 43 glycosylhydrolase has translation MKTKVFLFLVLALLSIQCKNKTTEPKKNAEQEPKKILVPRQDNEFVRVYKATGDKFFGPDTKYLEEGKWYDEWVPNDHTLVKDDEGKWHIIGITHPLVESDPLQDGIHDGEFASFHAVSTATNFKDALKEQHFTDLPKILPPSERPGEVLANHAPYIIKKDGLYQMVYGHSPIRLAVSPDLMIWETKGNLFDENKEGEDDTKLFGDARDPNLLLHDGTYYMVYCATKAVELRTSTDFVNWSEPKTIFRTETFDPESPSLIFHNNTFYLFVCSWDWVWDQKEIVGAYQNNTYVLQSDNPLTFGTDFEKRVTTLKSHAPEIFQDEDGQWYISSVEWPQRGVNVDMLYWE, from the coding sequence ATGAAAACTAAAGTCTTTTTATTTCTAGTTCTAGCACTATTATCCATTCAGTGTAAGAATAAAACCACCGAACCGAAAAAAAACGCAGAGCAGGAACCCAAAAAGATACTCGTTCCCAGACAGGACAATGAATTTGTACGTGTTTACAAGGCTACTGGTGACAAATTCTTTGGTCCAGATACCAAATACTTGGAAGAAGGTAAATGGTACGACGAATGGGTACCTAATGATCATACCTTAGTAAAAGATGACGAAGGCAAATGGCATATTATTGGCATCACGCACCCCTTGGTCGAATCTGATCCATTACAAGACGGTATTCATGATGGGGAATTTGCCTCTTTTCATGCAGTTTCAACGGCGACCAATTTCAAGGATGCGCTCAAAGAACAACACTTTACCGATTTACCCAAAATACTACCGCCTAGTGAACGGCCTGGTGAGGTATTGGCCAATCATGCGCCATATATCATAAAAAAAGACGGACTGTATCAAATGGTGTATGGACATAGTCCCATTCGTTTGGCAGTATCTCCAGATTTAATGATTTGGGAAACCAAAGGCAACCTGTTTGATGAAAACAAAGAAGGTGAAGATGATACCAAATTATTCGGTGATGCCCGTGATCCAAATCTATTATTACACGATGGCACCTATTATATGGTCTACTGTGCTACCAAAGCTGTAGAGTTACGTACCTCGACCGACTTTGTAAATTGGAGCGAACCTAAAACTATTTTTAGAACGGAAACCTTTGACCCTGAGTCACCCTCGCTTATATTTCATAACAATACTTTTTACCTGTTTGTTTGCTCCTGGGATTGGGTTTGGGATCAAAAGGAAATTGTGGGTGCTTACCAAAACAATACCTATGTGTTACAATCCGATAACCCATTGACTTTTGGGACCGATTTTGAGAAACGCGTAACCACCTTAAAATCACATGCTCCGGAGATTTTCCAAGATGAAGATGGGCAATGGTATATTTCTAGTGTGGAATGGCCCCAACGTGGGGTTAATGTAGACATGTTGTATTGGGAATAG
- a CDS encoding nuclear transport factor 2 family protein, with the protein MDTMQTIHPNIAVLQQFNPANISGSIVIIAEDAIFHYYNPMLPDMQGDYLGRQGFVDFFGKLAGKSKGTFKVTPLSITPMGNELVVTHVEDNMILNGQQLKIDAVVVWRIIDGKIKEAWDIPAVYTAGISAN; encoded by the coding sequence ATGGATACGATGCAGACTATACACCCCAATATAGCCGTCTTACAACAATTCAACCCCGCGAATATTTCTGGCTCCATCGTTATAATAGCCGAAGATGCCATTTTCCATTATTATAATCCCATGTTGCCAGACATGCAAGGTGATTACCTCGGCAGGCAAGGCTTCGTCGACTTTTTTGGAAAATTGGCAGGCAAAAGTAAAGGAACATTTAAAGTTACTCCCCTATCCATTACGCCAATGGGTAACGAATTGGTGGTTACCCATGTAGAAGACAACATGATTTTAAATGGACAGCAATTGAAAATTGATGCTGTTGTGGTTTGGCGAATTATTGATGGCAAAATAAAAGAAGCTTGGGATATTCCCGCAGTTTATACCGCGGGAATATCAGCAAACTGA